In the genome of Myxococcales bacterium, one region contains:
- a CDS encoding sigma-70 family RNA polymerase sigma factor, which translates to MGVSSEDPASIDAEALFRRHAEWAARYVTQLGFRGQDVEDIVQETFLVVHKKGGFRPGAAKPTTWLAEIAMRVGMAHRRSLRRAPISDEAVVERAPGSTADPLANTINTEALANTQRALDTLSLEQRALFVLFELEGEGCDALAVTFGVPIGTIYSRLHRARAEFLTEYRRLSSDKKNQRQIASPAP; encoded by the coding sequence ATGGGCGTTTCTTCCGAGGATCCCGCGTCAATCGACGCGGAGGCGCTCTTCCGCCGCCACGCCGAGTGGGCCGCCCGCTACGTGACGCAGCTCGGATTCAGAGGACAGGACGTGGAAGACATCGTGCAGGAGACGTTCTTGGTGGTGCACAAGAAGGGTGGCTTTCGCCCGGGCGCGGCCAAACCCACCACCTGGCTCGCGGAAATCGCGATGCGGGTCGGCATGGCGCACCGACGCTCGCTCCGCCGCGCGCCGATCTCGGACGAAGCCGTCGTCGAACGCGCTCCCGGCTCGACCGCAGATCCCCTCGCGAACACCATCAACACCGAAGCTCTCGCGAACACCCAGCGCGCGCTCGATACACTCTCCCTCGAACAGCGCGCACTGTTCGTCTTGTTCGAGCTCGAGGGGGAGGGTTGTGACGCTCTGGCCGTGACGTTCGGCGTGCCCATTGGCACCATCTATTCGCGCTTGCACCGGGCCCGGGCGGAGTTCTTGACCGAGTATCGACGCCTCAGCAGCGACAAGAAGAATCAACGCCAGATCGCGAGCCCCGCACCATGA